The nucleotide window CATGGCGACGAGCCCAACAACGTCTACGTTTTTTCCAAGTAAAGAGAACCAAGGCCACTCTCCTGACACAATACTAATCCATGTCCGCCATTGTAAGGACACTGAATCAAACCGTTTGCATTTAGTTTCCCAAACTTCATGATTTAAaccagtttgaaatatttcacaCAAAACCCCTTTCAAATGCAGGTGTCAGCCATGCGCTAGTAAAAACAAGTAGAAagagaagaagcccctccttgctcGTCCAGTGTATAGGTCATGGGTGAAACGCCCATGACCTATACAGTGTTCAAGAACAAGCATTTAGCCCATGATGTATACACTGGACGTGCGTTCTTGCAAAGACACGCGTCCAGTGTATACAACACGGCTTTACCCCATAATATATACACTGGACgcatgttcttgaacgcatGTCTAGTGTAAATATCATGGACTAAGGGCGCGTTTAAGGACACACGTCCAGTGTATACAACACACGTTTAGCCTGTAATGTCTGCACTGGACGCGTGTTCTTGAATGCGTGTCCAGTGCATATATCATGGGTTAAAAGTGTGTTCAAGGGCATGCATCCAGTGTATACAACACGTGTTTAACCCATAATGTATACACTGGACACGTCTTCTTGAACATCCACTgcaaatatattatataaagtaaTTATTACCAACATATAAAGAAAGAACAATTAatttgatccaaaaaaaaaataacattttttaattctaaaattgTCTATGATATGTTTCTCTGGTTTCAGTGAAgtgaaaatgagtcaaaaataaatcctttGAGTAATAATCTATGACTTGAATACTTAAAACATGAATCTATTACTACAAGACAGAAAGGGAGCAGCTGTCTGGTACATTCAGACTCCTGTAGTTGTAAGTCAAAATGCAAATTCTTCTTATCTTTTTCAAGGGAACCAAATGgggcagaaagaaaaaaagctctttatGACTTTATTATGCAAATGATTTTCTTCCTGCCAGGTTTACCAATTACGtttggttaaaatgtgtttctgctgtTCATCAATGATGAaagaaacttcttaaaaaacatgtaaagatGCAAAGACGTGTGCAAAAATACTCACATGGTTTCTTTGCTGCTTATCACctgttttattagaaaaactcttttgattttcaactttttctttcttttgatgTCCACAAGGAAacataaactatatttttttaattttatatcagtttcttttattaaaattgctAAACCAattgatttttgcttttatgtttgaagatttttcaaaatttagacTGCAGGTTAAatactcactctgatgaaaattatgttttttacatattcttGTGACATTTGTATGTATTGTATTGCAATTGTATTGTGTTATATCCCAAGATTGTACCGCTATATGTATTAtattgggatacgtatcgtatcacgaTACATCCTTAGACTGTACCAtaatatgtattgtattgtgacacatattgtatcgcgatacatccTTAGACTGTACCACGATATATATtctattgtatatatttttttgcttcttgttgtgtctttgtttgaCACCTGCATAATTTGtccaaaatttcattttttccatataaagttgctaaaactgttttttttatctgcataaAAGCCTTTGCAACAAATTAAACtatgaaaagataaaacaaagaaaatacagaacTTAATCTAATCTAttgctaaaaactaaagaaatgtgtaacatttatttaacttggTTGATATAAAAAATGAGtcccacatttatttcatttgatataattcatttttatttaaacacaattttaatttaattctctcttaagaaaatattttgggTCGGTGAAAGCGCATTTGCTAGTAAAGATTCTTCACAACCTCTGAACCACTTTTGTTTTATACTTGTTTATATCACAAATCTTGATGACATCacatgtatttttgtacaaatataTCCTCATCAGGCTGCTGGTGGGGTACAGTCGCCTACAAATATCTGAAAGTCCTTGCTGAAGAACATCGTCTTCTCGAGGAAATCCTTCAGCTTCTGGACGGACATCTCCACCACATTGTTGTCTACGTCCTCGTTTAGGGCGTAGTGTGCAAAGGAAGGGAACTTGTGCCGCTCACCGTACGGCGTGTTGTGGTCAAAGTCGGTGCAGCAGTAAGCCGACCACACGTACTTGGGCACCGCAATGCGATCCAGGTTGTCCCGGCGGATCCTCGTTCCGGAAGTGGTGACACCGGTCACGATGTGAGCCGTGCCACGGCAGTAGTTGTTCAGCCTTTTGCGGACGATGTGCTCCTGTTTGCTCCAGACGATGTTGGTGAAAACAGGCACCATGGGAACCACGTTGGTGAGGGTGTAGGTGGAGGCTTTGTCGTCGAGCTCGTCCTGGTGCTCGTCTGGGTTCAGGGTGCCGCGCTCGTAATGTATGGCGTTGGTGTAATCGTCCAGGATCGCTTGGGAGTCCTCAAAGTTCATGTGTATGTATTTCCGTGGGAAGGGCTGCATCTCATCCGTTTCGGAAAGTGTTGACAACTGCGCAAAGAGAAAGACAACAGAGTATGAACACACATAACACTGTGAGGTAAAAGTTTACTGCTCAAACCGATTCTGAATCTACAACTACCATAACTTTTCTATgaccgtttatgcaattaataAAATTCGGACAAATTTGCACATTGGTGGCTTTGCGCCAATATGCAACCCTTTGTGTTGTATCATGGCAAAGCCGGCAtacttttcagttttcttcccTTTTCAGATTCAGTTAGAATTACGTTAGTtgtgatatgcaacactttgcaTAGCAAGACTTTGTGTTTCATATTATGCTTTGTGTTCTATATTGGCGCGAAGCTACTTTTCTCCATTTCAGAGTACATTCAGAAAGATGTTGATTGCGTaaacagttaaagagttaacCAAAGAAAAGAAGGACAATCTGAAGCTTAAGCTCCGGTTTTAAATGGTTATTACTAGTGATGTCACTGGTGAAATCCAAACAACACATGCTCCTTGACCtacagtaactcttcaaccaattacacaataattccaatggattctgacgCAGATTAAAGGAGCTTTGCACAAGTATACAACACAAATAGACATGCTTTTGCTTTCGTCTGCTTCAGAATTCCTTGGAATTATGATAATTGCccgaatcagaattcttcccctgCCACTATGGGTATCCCTAAATTTAGCCCTaaaaacggagagttatggaaaaaaggAATCTTGAAATTTGGATGTCACTACTACTCAACAGCGCGACGCAGAACACCCTCACAGCGAAGGGCTCTGCTTCCCTCTGCCAtgagggttagcccttaaaagaACTATTTTGGACAGCCCTAGCACATGCCCATTGTAGGATCATTTGAAGTGGTAGAGTTGTCTGTAAtacttcaaatgcccctacagttGGAGGGATGGGGAGAAGCTGttggggtaggggaagaattcggattcggcctTTGTACTTTATTCTATAACGGCGCAGACACTTTTCTATGCGTCAGAAGCAGTTGAGTTACATTAATCAGGTAAAAATGTTACTACTTTAACTCCTTACATATTAGTACAAAGCTGCTTTGCTGCGCTTCAGAATTCATTGGAGTTGCGTCAACTGAGGAATTACGGTAATTCAAAGaacgtcaacactggagctaagctaaagggttaaagctcaaactttCAGAGTCAGCTCTCCAGCTTTCCTTACCTGAGGTTCGTACATCCAAGGAACGTCCACACATCTCTCCCCGTCCGTACGCTTAAAAGTGTAGGCAGAGTAAATGGGTATGCGATACTCGCTGTGGTACAGAGTCACATAGCGCGGTTTCTTGTTGTAAAATTGGCAAATGTAGCGCACAGGGTGGTGCTCCAGTCCTCTCGGCGGCGTCCCCATGTAGAGGAATGCTTTGCACTCCGGAGATAGCTCCTTTTCCACCCTGCATCTCACTGCAGACAGCAGCATGCTAACAAACAAAAGGCTAACGCTTAAACCTGATGCCATGATCTAAAGGAGGGTTCTAGCGAATAGTCCTCCAGTGAGCCGAGTCAGGTGTGACTTCACAtctgccagtggagctccagtgGACCAGCGACCGTAGGTAATCAGGGTTCAGTATGCAAAGCAATGCACTCCTCACACCTCAGTTGATCCGCCCTCAGACAGAAGAGCAGGAATATTCATCAGGTTTCCTCACATCACTTAGAATTTTAGAGTCGCTTTGTAATAATATAGTTTAGTGTTTAGgtttagaaaatacaaaagtaCTCGCACCTTTATTGAAATGAAACAatctttcacactgcacttttgagAGTGGACCAAAGACTGACTCAGAAACAATTGGAAAAACTCCTAGAAGTGGTAATTCCTGAAACAAGAGGTACCTTAgaggaaaaaaacctaaaagaaaatTATCAGTAGTTACTCAGCGATTGCACTTTTTTGTCTAAAAGACGGACACTATCCCTACCTGATGTAAACCTTTTTATACCAGCGACAGCAAAATAGCAAACGTTCTTTGAACTAACAACTCTTAAAACGTTTACGCAATTACGCTAAGCCCAATGGATTCTGATGCAGATTTggtgaaaagctgtttttctctgctttagaaTGCATTGAAATTATGTCATTtgcttaaaaagtttaaaaatgatggTAGATCAAAAAATGTGAGGAGGGggttcaacatttattttttttaaatcttgctAAATGGATTATCAAGTTTTATATTGTGTAACTactatgttacattttttagtgATGCAACTTAACCTAATTTTTTGATCATAATTGGTGTTTCatgtcccactccaaccatcttttgatctattttaagtgttaccagtggtcttttaattctaattatgccgttttagcGACAATcaaaaagcctaattttttttaggtcatagtttctgcagagcgtcaggagtttatttgaaatgtacctctgagttgtgagcgggacCCAGTCCCCCCTTTCCTTTCCCCgttactgagagctctttgtctacacactctcctgctagcttataggcCCTCacactccaacctaacattaccagtccaagaaaaaatccttaaataatcccggacgagcccccaattatGCTTGGGAGCATAGAAACACACAATGGATGAagtttaaggatttttatttaatatatgaGAGGAGGGGAGGTGGAGACCAATGTTGGGCCAAAGGaatgaaatgaaaagtttttccttttgctcatccacaaaaaaacaggattttaccGTACATACTGTCTTCTCCTGCTGCTAACAGTCCCAAAGTGGATAATCAAAGTTAATTTTGTGCTTCGTTTTTCTTAACCACGCTTTCTAGATAACCTAAGTCTACCTTAATTGTGTTCGCATAAAatgttagattaaaaaaaataatttgtatccTGTACCGCTGGAATAAAAGTATATGTACTGAAATGGTTGTTCTCTGTTCTTTTCTATTCATCCTTTCATGAAGATTGCCACCAATTATACATTGGTACAATAATATTTCTacctttttgaatatttttttctatactcTTCATTGTGTCATCATTTACAGAAGTCAAGACTTCCACTGatctacattttaaataacacaCAGACAGCCACTTCGCATCCACTTCTATTCACTCTGCTGCTAACATATATATTGTAACCATTAATATTCAAATCAACTGCTTTCTTATCGTTTATCCATGTCTCAAAAACTTagatttacttattttttttctttaggtacAGTTAACCCTATGAAAATTATGAATTTGTGTTGCTATACTAATTGCCACCAGGTTTGTTCTTGTCAAGTCAGGCAGTGAACTTGACGAAATGGATTAAACTAGAGCCAAGAAGAGATATgagaaatgattttaaataattatagaaaatgaagaatttgtagtagacacattttttttattggaaatgtgAGTTTAATTAAGTCAAAACATATGAGTCGAGACTTTTTAACACTGTCTTCAAGTTCAAAAGTTAGGGGTCCTTCGTTCTTCTGGTTGTGGTTGGGTGACTGTCAAgtctctcctcttcttcttgaAGGTGTTTTCTGACAAACAGCCCTTATAAAAAACTGTCATCTCCTTCAAAATATCAGCCTGGTTCCTCAGAAAACTCTCCAGAGTCTTCAGTGGCACCTCGACCACGTTAAAGCCCACATGTTCATTCAGTGCGTAACCTCCGTAGCTTGGGAACATGAACCTGACCTCGTACGGGGAGTTACGGTCAAACCGCGGGCAGCAGTACGCCAGCCACAGGTGTTTTGGTGCCGTCATGCGGTCCCTGTTGTTTCGGCGGATGGAGATCCCCGGAAGAGTGACTCCCGTCACGATGAAGGACTTGCCATGGCAGAAGTTGTTCAGGCGTCGGCGGATGGTTTCTAAGTAGGGGTTCCAGGAGGAATCCAGGAAGTCTGTGATCAGTGGGACCACATTGGTCAAGGTGTAAGTGGAGGACTTGTCATCAGGCTCCGCTTGGTGCAGGTCGGGGTTGAGCGGAGCGCGTCTGTACTCCACCGCATCGGTGTAATCCTCCAACACCGCTTGACTGTCTTCTACCAGTGCTGGGATGTCTGCACTCAGAGGGAGAACCCTCATGTTCCCACCTTCATCTTCAGATGCCAACTGGAGGGAAAGGACAGAAATCTGGTGTTTATCAtctgtatttttctcttttcatcaGACAAATCCATAAGAGGGAAAGTGACAAGATTTGGATGTTGGACGTCCCTTTGGTGTCCTGATAAAAGTTAGAATCATTGTATACCTAatgtcttagtcacatgcacctgtacaggGGTTGACCCATATGGTTGACGACTTCTCAAGAAGAGCTTAAGTATGTCTCGCAGGTCCTTACGATTCTTGTGACACCATGAAGGGACACCATCAAAATGGAACAAACCATTGCAatgcatgtggtaagtgtatcgtgaaacTTTTGCATAGATTGGGGGTGCCCAACCCTGGCCCTCAAGaccctcaaccctgcctgttttccagttctccCCGACCAGCTTGCTGATGATTTGTTGACTCCAGTGATTCCaaatcctgattggctgaacgCACCTGATTTAGGTTGTTTGCGTCAAGCTgtccagggagagctggaaaacagggaGACTTAAGGGTTGGCCACTCctggttgttgttgttcaccttttggctcATCCCATTCAGGGTTGCTACagcgaaacagcacccactgcccttcctgacacaaccctgcaTTCAAAAGTCACAGGggaacccagttaggcagcagcatcaagggtcttgcccaaggacccaatctggattaAGCTCAATGCACGCACTGGGGATTGAAGCCCTACACCCAGCCTACTGAGCCAACCAGCTGCTTGGTTGGCCACTCCTGGTAGGCTATAGCTATTGTATGTTGCTTGTGCTTATGATGTATGGAACAAAAGGGACAATTTTAGAATCTgcaattaacccatgaagcatgtttttggactgtaggaagAAACCGGATTGCCTGGAGAAAAGCCGTACATGCACaccaagaacatgcaaactccacatagaaaagATCCAAGCTGGGCCTTATCAATGTGAAGCAAGAGCACATACCGAAACTATTTGGACTGGACTAAGATTCATCTTCTCAGGTAAAAAGTTTGACGAAACTTAGACCGAAGTCACACCTGCCCTTAggggtggatacgggctgtctgtATGTGGCCCGCAGGTGTACTGCAGGAAATAGAAACATTGTAGACCggtaaagcaaaaatattcatgGGCATTGTTTCTACGGACATCCTCTGAGCGACAGGTCATAGCAAATACTTATATAACACGTAAGAGTAGGTgagtatcacctgcacacctcGTACATGGCAAATTTGTTTtcgcaaatccaatttgggTACCGGTAATTTCATTGTCAATGGTAGATACCAATTTCATTACGTCCCGCAAGGTGGCCATGCAAACCTCAAGGAACCTGCaaaacacacctgtgctccccttatgatgcagccgctcctctctacaacGCTCCATGCGTCCATACAACCCGAAACCTACTGAAACCCTTACATGTCGATCCACCATATAGATGCATTTGattaaagctttatttgaaCTCTGAAAGAACCAAAGTTCACACTCAAATTAACTATGGTGTATAATTTAAAGGAGTTATCATATTTATCTACTTTGAGCATACTACAAGACAAAGTGTTTAAGAGAAGCCCATCAGTTGTGGTCAAGGCCTATATCAAAGGGagagaaattaacattttaattttggggGGGATATTTCTGCAAACTGCTTCCAGTTAGCAACACAGTggcttattttattaaaaattttagtCCAACTGGAGAGAAATTCAAACTTTAGAAAActgttttgctaaaaattgattaatctcTGGATAAATAATTGTCTTCTTTCTACCTGAGGTTCATACATCCACGGTGTGTCCACTCTCTTCTGCCCATCCGACTTCTTGAAAACATAGGCGGAGTAGAGCGGGAGACGGTGACCACGGTCGTACAGCGTGGCGTACCGCTGTTTATCGCCGTACGTCTGGCAGATCGTCTTTAAATTTGACCCCCTGATCCCTGCAGGGGGAGTTTGCATGTAGAAGAACTGGCTGCAGTCCTTGAAGCTGTTGGACACAGTGGCGCTCCCCAGACAGAAGACTCTCAGCAGGCAGAAGGACAGCATGTAAAACAAATGCATCTTTACTCAGCAGGAAAACAAGAGGCCCGTCACAGAAAGCCCTGCAACTTGAGAAAATCCATGTTTTAGCTTTTCCTGTACAGTGATGTTCTCCATTTGTGTTGCTCTTGCTGGCTTGTGACAGTTGGACTCCATGCAAAGCAGCAGCGGTTCAAAGTAGATCTATTGGCTCGTGGCTTATCTGCCATTCCCTTCTGCATGTGCGTAACAGCATTTAATCGTTTCTATAGTTACGCTCACGTTCTAGATTTGtgcaaatgttcacatttttactcAGTTTTGCTTTCAGTTGCAATACAAAAAGTTTGCTTGTTCCTTTGATATAATGTAAGAATTCACATTTGGTTCCAAATTGTCTATAGTGGAGCATATTGATTGTATGTTATTCCTATTGTCAAAGAAAAGGTAAAGTAAAGGATAATTAAGGACGGTTTAATAAGTGAACTTGTTGAAATATAATTTTCTGATTTAGAATCTGATTTTATGGTGAAGTATGAATGCACATAAAAGGAATTTGACTTTAGTAACTTATGGTCTCACATGCAAAGACaacacaaaacttaaataaatagctgtaaaaaatacatt belongs to Oryzias melastigma strain HK-1 linkage group LG18, ASM292280v2, whole genome shotgun sequence and includes:
- the LOC118600042 gene encoding endonuclease domain-containing 1 protein-like, coding for MASGLSVSLLFVSMLLSAVRCRVEKELSPECKAFLYMGTPPRGLEHHPVRYICQFYNKKPRYVTLYHSEYRIPIYSAYTFKRTDGERCVDVPWMYEPQLSTLSETDEMQPFPRKYIHMNFEDSQAILDDYTNAIHYERGTLNPDEHQDELDDKASTYTLTNVVPMVPVFTNIVWSKQEHIVRKRLNNYCRGTAHIVTGVTTSGTRIRRDNLDRIAVPKYVWSAYCCTDFDHNTPYGERHKFPSFAHYALNEDVDNNVVEMSVQKLKDFLEKTMFFSKDFQIFVGDCTPPAA
- the si:dkey-85k7.11 gene encoding endonuclease domain-containing 1 protein, with the protein product MHLFYMLSFCLLRVFCLGSATVSNSFKDCSQFFYMQTPPAGIRGSNLKTICQTYGDKQRYATLYDRGHRLPLYSAYVFKKSDGQKRVDTPWMYEPQLASEDEGGNMRVLPLSADIPALVEDSQAVLEDYTDAVEYRRAPLNPDLHQAEPDDKSSTYTLTNVVPLITDFLDSSWNPYLETIRRRLNNFCHGKSFIVTGVTLPGISIRRNNRDRMTAPKHLWLAYCCPRFDRNSPYEVRFMFPSYGGYALNEHVGFNVVEVPLKTLESFLRNQADILKEMTVFYKGCLSENTFKKKRRDLTVTQPQPEERRTPNF